A genome region from Engraulis encrasicolus isolate BLACKSEA-1 chromosome 6, IST_EnEncr_1.0, whole genome shotgun sequence includes the following:
- the LOC134450124 gene encoding galectin-7-like, producing MVVYLTSDTIVRPGETLHISGIIPEGAQNIEVGLGSSWNDLSFYMEVRFNSNQVVFNTRVNGQWEHQENIQPNPYNTGGGFEVSVVYTKFNYVVLMPGGARFEFGNRNATVNTKWLSVRDDLELTGFTVKPTDSVGSSSCNVKASK from the exons ATG gtTGTCTATTTAACCTCTGACACCATTGTGCGGCCAGGCGAAACACTACATATCTCTGGCATCATTCCTGAAGGAGCCCAAAA CATTGAAGTGGGACTGGGCAGCAGCTGGAATGACTTGTCATTCTACATGGAAGTTCGCTTTAATAGCAACCAGGTGGTCTTCAACACCAGAGTGAACGGACAATGGGAGCATCAGGAGAATATACAGCCCAACCCTTACAATACGGGTGGCGGGTTTGAG GTCAGCGTGGTCTACACTAAGTTTAACTACGTCGTCCTGATGCCAGGGGGAGCCCGTTTTGAGTTTGGGAACCGCAATGCCACTGTCAACACGAAGTGGCTATCTGTGAGAGATGATCTAGAGCTCACGGGCTTCACTGTGAAACCCACAGACTCTGTGGGCAGCAGTTCTTGTAATGTAAAGGCCTCCAAATAG